The following are encoded in a window of Poecile atricapillus isolate bPoeAtr1 chromosome 21, bPoeAtr1.hap1, whole genome shotgun sequence genomic DNA:
- the MTMR4 gene encoding myotubularin-related protein 4, which yields MGEEGPPSLEYIQAKDLFPPKELIKEEESLQVPFTVLQGEGVEYLGHANDAVIAISNYRLHIKFKDSVINVPLRMMESVECRDMFQLHIICKDSKVIRCHFSTFKQCQEWLKRLTRAIARPAKPEDLFAFAYHAWCLGVCVDEEDQHAHLCRPGDHVRFRFEMELVRMSFDLQNAWRVSDINNNYKLCSSYPQKLLVPVWITDKELENVASFRSWKRIPVVVYRHVRSGAVIARCSQPEISWWGWRNADDEYLVTSIAKACALNPGVRASGAAPHAGSSDGSEPCDADFDSSLTACSGVENVGTPQKLLILDARSYTAAVANRAKGGGCECEEYYPNCEVVFMGMANIHSIRNSFQYLRAVCSQVPDPSNWLSALESTKWLQHLSVMLKAAVLVSSAVDREGRPVLVHCSDGWDRTPQIVALAKILLDPYYRTMEGFQVLVESDWLDFGHKFGDRCGHQEKVEDQNEQCPVFLQWLDAVHQLLKQFPCLFEFNEAFLVKLVQHTYSCLYGTFLGNSPCEREMHNIPKRTCSVWSLLRAGNKNFHNLLYMPGSEQVLHPVCHVRALHLWTAMYLPASSPHPLGQEDMDIYMPPGSQSQDFSVRCLDRLPKTRSMDDLLSACDSSSPLTRTSSDPNLNNHCQEVRVGLEAWNANTEGAEGAAVATGEARPREEEEENPPLRGSSCAEHEGPSRQLGSQAAVPASSVPVEAEKGNGTHMEELDGVGADPNPSGQENSNKVSTSSGKHLETCPQEPLKAAGTVSNAGGCPRRITTHQDIPSQESLAPGTPAQDIPGFALGIPCPDADKGRGDAGRSVPFEEPGQPGRLLLEQWRKPISQSQSSEFSFLGSNWDSFQGMVTSLPNGEPAPRHLLSYGCCSKRLSSKPLRAPGLCLSGPWSGREGGKPSACAGHVSSHFGKPSRFWLPCHPKQASGPKHLPPKCPSPVPPLYLDDDGLPFPTDVIQHRLRQIEASYKQEVEQLRRQVRELQLRLDIRHFCAPPAEPPMDYEDDFTCLKESDGSDTEDFCSDHSEDCLSEASWEPVDKKETEVTRWVPDHMASHCFNCDCEFWLAKRRHHCRNCGNVFCATCCHLKLPIPDQQLYDPVLVCNSCYDHIQVSRARELMSQHMKKPIATASS from the exons GGTGAGGAAGGCCCTCCCAGTTTGGAGTACATCCAGGCCAAGGACTTGTTCCCCCCGAAGGAGCTCATAAAGGAGGAGGAGTCACTGCAG GTGCCATTCACTGTGTTGCAGGGTGAGGGGGTGGAGTACCTGGGCCATGCCAATGACGCTGTGATCGCCATCTCCAACTACCGCCTGCATATCAAATTCAAGGACTCTGTGATCAAT GTGCCTTTGAGAATGATGGAAAGTGTGGAGTGTCGGGATATGTTCCAGCTTCACATCATCTGCAAGGACTCCAAAGTGATCAG GTGCCATTTCTCCACCTTcaagcagtgccaggagtggcTGAAGAGGCTGACTCGAGCCATTGCCCGCCCTGCCAAGCCTGAGGACCTCTTTGCATTTGCCTACCACGCCTGGTGCTTGGGGGTGTGTGTGGATGAGGAGGATCAACACGCACATCTCTGCCGGCCAG GGGACCACGTGAGGTTCCGGTTCGAGATGGAGCTGGTGAGGATGAGCTTCGACCTGCAGAACGCCTGGCGCGTCTCTGACATCAACAACAACTACAA gcttTGTTCCAGTTATCCCCAGAAGCTGCTGGTCCCTGTCTGGATCACCGACAAGGAGCTGGAGAATGTGGCTTCATTCAGGTCATGGAAGAGGATCCCTGTGGTGGTGTACAG ACACGTGCGCAGCGGGGCGGTGATCGCGCGCTGCAGCCAGCCCGAGATCAGCTGGTGGGGCTGGCGCAACGCCGACGACGAGTACCTGGTGACATCCATTGCCAAAGCCTGTGCCTTGAACCCCGGCGTGAGAGCGTCGGGCGCCGCGCCGCACGCCGGGAGCAGCGACGGCAGCGAGCCCTGCGACGCCGACTTCG ACTCATCCTTGACAGCGTGTTCGGGCGTGGAGAACGTGGGAACCCCTCAGAAGCTGCTGATTCTCGATGCCAGGTCCTacacagcagctgtggccaACAGGGCCAAGGGAGGCGGCTGCGAATGCGAAG AGTATTACCCCAACTGTGAAGTCGTGTTCATGGGCATGGCCAACATCCACTCCATCCGGAACAGCTTCCAGTATCTGCGTGCTGTCTGCAGCCAGGTGCCAGACCCCAGCAA CTGGCTTTCAGCCCTGGAGAGCACCAAGTGGCTGCAGCACCTGTCTGTCATGCtgaaggcagcagtgctggtcTCCAGTGCTGTGGACAGAGAAGGGCGTCCAGTGCTGGTTCACTGCTCTGACGGCTGGGACAGGACTCCACAGATCGTGGCACTGGCAAAGATTCTCCTGGACCCTTACTACAGGACCATGGAG GGCTTCCAGGTGCTTGTTGAGTCGGACTGGCTGGATTTTGGTCATAAGTTTGGGGATCGCTGTGGACACCAGGAGAAGGTGGAAGATCAGAATGAGCAGTGCCCAGTTTTTCTCCAGTGGTTGGATGCTGTTCATCAGCTTCTGAAGCAATTTCCCTGCCTCTTCGAATTTAATGAAGCTTTTCTG GTGAAGCTGGTGCAGCACACGTATTCCTGCCTCTACGGGACCTTCCTGGGGAACAGCCCCTGCGAGCGCGAGATGCACAACATCCCCAAGCGCACGTGCTCCGTCTGGTCCCTGCTGCGGGCCGGCAATAAGAACTTCCACAACCTGCTCTACATGCCTGGCTCCGAGCAG GTGCTGCATCCCGTGTGCCACGTGCGTGCCCTGCACCTCTGGACAGCCATGTACCTGCCAGCCTCCTCACCACACCCTCTGGGACAGGAGGACATGGACATCTACATGCCCCCCGGATCCCAGAGCCAGGACTTCAGTGTCAGGTGTTTGGACAG ATTACCAAAGACAAGATCTATGGATGACCTGCTCTCAGCCTGTGACTCCAGCAGCCCTTTGACACGCACATCCAGTGACCCCAACCTGAACAACCACTGTCAGGAGGTGCGGGTGGGCTTGGAAGCCTGGAATGCCAACACTGAGGGGGCTGAAGGTGCTGCAGTGGCCACAGGAGAGGCACGgcccagggaggaggaggaggagaaccCTCCCTTGCgaggcagcagctgtgctgagcacGAAGGGCCGAGCAGGCAGCTGGGCAGtcaggctgctgtgccagccagcagtgtccccgtggaggcagaaaagggaaatggaaCACACATGGAGGAACTGGATGGCGTAGGTGCAGATCCAAATCCTTCCGGACAGGAAAACAGCAACAAGGTTTCCACCAGTTCTGGAAAGCATTTGGAAACCTGTCCCCAGGAACCTTTGAAGGCTGCTGGCACGGTGTCCAATGCAGGAGGCTGTCCCAGAAGAATCACCACCCACCAAGACATTCCCAGCCAGGAGTCCCTGGCACCAGGCACCCCTGCTCAGGACATCCCAGGCTTTGCCCTGGGTATCCCGTGCCCAGATGCAGACAAGGGCAGAGGTGATGCTGGCAGGAGCGTGCCCTTTGAGGAGCCTGGCCAGCCGGGGAGGCTCCTGCTGGAGCAATGGCGCAAGCCCATTTCCCAGAGCCAAAGCAGTGAGTTCTCCTTCCTGGGGTCCAACTGGGACAGTTTTCAAGGCATGGTGACATCGCTCCCCAATGGGGAGCCTGCACCCAGACACCTCCTCTCCTATGGCTGCTGCAGCAAGAGGCTGAGCAGCAAACCCCTGCGGGCCCCAGGCCTGTGCCTCAGTGGCCCCTGGTCTGGCAGGGAAGGTGGGAAGCCCTCGGCCTGTGCTGGCCACGTGAGCTCGCATTTTGGGAAGCCCAGCCGTTTCTGGCTGCCCTGCCACCCGAAACAAGCCTCTGGTCCCAAGCATCTGCCCCCAAAATGTCCCTCTCCTGTGCCTCCCCTCTACCTGGACGACGACGGGCTGCCCTTCCCCACGGATGTGATCCAGCACCGGCTGCGGCAGATCGAGGCCAGCTACAAGCAGGAGGTGGAGCAGCTGCGCCGGCAGGTGCGGGAGCTGCAGCTGCGCCTGGACATTCGCCACTTCTGCGCCCCTCCGGCCGAGCCCCCCATGGACTACGAGGATGACTTT ACGTGTCTGAAGGAATCGGATGGCAGCGACACAGAGGATTTCTGTTCTGACCACAGTGAGGACTGTTTGTCGGAAGCAAGCTGGGAGCCTGTGGATAAGAAGGAGACTGAG GTGACGCGGTGGGTCCCAGACCACATGGCCTCGCACTGCTTCAACTGCGACTGTGAGTTCTGGCTGGCCAAACGGAGGCACCACTGCAG GAACTGTGGGAATGTGTTCTGTGCTACCTGCTGCCATCTGAAGCTGCCCATCCCTGATCAGCAGTTGTATGACCCTGTCCTCGTTTGTAACTCCTGTTACGACCATATCCAAGTGTCTCGTGCCAGGGAGCTCATGAGCCAACATATGAAGAAACCCATTGCCACAGCTTCCAGCTGA